In a single window of the Zea mays cultivar B73 chromosome 5, Zm-B73-REFERENCE-NAM-5.0, whole genome shotgun sequence genome:
- the LOC100191712 gene encoding lysophospholipid acyltransferase LPEAT2 isoform X2 — MSFQRKAACNSFPRVLLFPEGTTTNGRFLISFQHGAFIPGYPVQPVVVRYPHVHFDQSWGNISLLKLMFKMFTQFHNFMEVEYLPVVYPPEIKQENALHFAEDTSYAMARALNVLPTSYSYGDSMIMARAIEAGKVNGSNYMVEMAWVKDIYGVSTAEAMDLLEHFLAMNPDNDGRVKAQDFWAHFGLDCSPLCKKIFHYFDLGIKESITFRQFLVGCAHLRKQPLFQGACETAFEKCRDPETSEISRAQLADVLRLSMLLPSGDRMLDLFKTFDIDGDEKISKDDFMTCLGRFPFLIAFFAAPINGEVYIEIV; from the exons ATGTCCTTTCAGAGAAAGGCAGCTTGCAATAGCTTCCCGCGGGTCCTGTTATTCCCTGAAGGTACCACAACAAATGGGAGATTCCTGATTTCGTTCCAACATGGTGCATTCATACCTGGCTACCCTGTTCAACCTGTTGTTGTCCGTTATCCACATGTGCACTTTGATCAATCATG GGGGAATATATCGTTATTAAAGCTCATGTTTAAGATGTTCACCCAATTTCATAATTTCATGGAG GTAGAGTACCTTCCTGTTGTCTACCCTCCTGAGATCAAGCAAGAGAATGCCCTTCATTTTGCGGAGGAT ACCAGCTATGCTATGGCACGTGCCCTCAATGTCTTGCCAACTTCCTATTCATATGGTGATTCTATGATTATGGCACGGGCAATAGAAGCTGGAAAG GTGAATGGCTCAAATTACATGGTAGAAATGGCTTGGGTAAAAGAT ATTTATGGTGTGAGCACAGCAGAAGCAATGGACCTATTGGAACATTTCCTGGCAATGAATCCAGATAACGA TGGACGTGTGAAAGCACAAGATTTTTGGGCTCATTTTGGTCTGGATTGCAGTCCTCTGTGTAAGAAG ATATTTCACTACTTTGATTTAGGCATTAAGGAATCGATTACGTTCCGTCAG TTCTTGGTTGGGTGCGCGCACCTGAGGAAGCAACCGTTGTTCCAGGGTGCCTGTGAGACCGCCTTTGAGAAGTGCCGGGATCCTGAAACATCTGAGATCTCCAGGGCACAGCTAGCCGATGTCCTGCGGTTAAGCATGCTGCTGCCGTCTGGTGATAGA ATGCTGGACCTGTTCAAGACGTTTGACATAGATGGCGACGAAAAGATCAGCAAGGACGACTTCATGACGTGTCTTGGGAGGTTCCCGTTCCTGATTGCGTTCTTTGCAGCCCCGATCAATGGGGAAGTGTACATCGAGATAGTCTGA